A single region of the Rhizobium binae genome encodes:
- a CDS encoding ABC transporter permease, with amino-acid sequence MTDVLTARPTPPARPDLEYKTVDIAQIGSIKQDIGFLEGLFNVTGFRRALVLIGLCVIWEVYARYLGNPLMFPSFSDTVTTLWGDIVSGRLPSAAITSLQVLVTGYATAIALATVMTTLAISTRFGTDLLATLTAMFNPLPAIAVLPLALLWFGLGTSSIVFVIVHSVLWAVSLNTFTGFLSVSQTQKMAGRNYGLGGLRMVFFILIPAAFPSILSGLKIGWAFAWRTLIAAELVFGVSGNAAGLGWYIFEARNALETSGVFAGLLTVIVIGLVVEGLVFRTIEHLTVRKWGTQNV; translated from the coding sequence ATGACTGATGTCCTCACAGCACGGCCGACCCCGCCGGCCAGACCCGATCTGGAATACAAGACGGTCGATATCGCGCAAATCGGCAGCATCAAGCAGGACATCGGCTTTCTGGAAGGCCTTTTCAATGTCACGGGGTTCCGCCGAGCGCTGGTCTTGATCGGCCTGTGTGTGATCTGGGAGGTCTATGCGCGTTATCTGGGCAACCCGCTGATGTTTCCCTCGTTCAGCGACACTGTCACGACGCTCTGGGGCGACATCGTCTCCGGGAGACTGCCTTCGGCGGCAATAACCTCGTTGCAGGTTCTCGTGACCGGCTATGCGACAGCGATCGCGCTTGCCACGGTGATGACGACGCTTGCGATCTCGACGCGCTTCGGCACGGACCTGCTCGCGACACTGACGGCCATGTTCAATCCCCTGCCGGCCATCGCGGTCCTGCCTCTCGCGCTCCTGTGGTTCGGCCTCGGCACCAGCAGCATCGTCTTCGTCATCGTCCACTCCGTCCTCTGGGCGGTATCGCTTAACACCTTCACGGGGTTTCTTTCGGTCAGCCAGACCCAGAAGATGGCCGGCCGGAACTATGGCCTCGGCGGCTTACGGATGGTGTTTTTTATCCTCATTCCCGCAGCCTTCCCCTCGATCCTGTCCGGCTTGAAGATTGGTTGGGCCTTCGCCTGGCGTACCCTGATCGCCGCCGAACTGGTCTTCGGGGTATCGGGAAATGCAGCGGGTCTCGGCTGGTACATTTTCGAAGCTCGCAATGCGCTCGAAACTTCCGGCGTGTTTGCTGGCCTGCTGACCGTTATCGTGATCGGTCTCGTGGTCGAAGGACTTGTCTTTCGGACGATCGAACATCTAACGGTTCGGAAATGGGGAACCCAGAACGTCTGA
- a CDS encoding hydroxyacid dehydrogenase, whose protein sequence is MNATNSIDGQIKGRVMVTGAQLVSEAMQLLADHRLEPIFAPAYSTPADLAAMARDNQVDAILVRQGSIDRSVITASPRLKVIAKHGSGVDNIDLAAATEVGVPVLRALAANAQSVAELAISLTVSLMKDVLPLDAQVKAGGWPKTKYVGRDLAGAVFGIVGFGEIGQRAAALARGLGMRVIPYDPFAADTPEVTVSRDLNEILRAADVVSLHCPLMPQTYHLINAERLSLMKPDAFLINTARGAVVDQAALVAALQSQSIAGAALDSFEEEPPPADSPLWQLSNLIATPHVGGASRSALRNMAVQSATHIIRVLEGRGYDAQALANKNLASAARTYPY, encoded by the coding sequence ATGAATGCGACGAATTCGATCGACGGGCAGATTAAGGGCCGTGTGATGGTCACGGGAGCCCAGCTGGTTTCCGAAGCCATGCAGCTTCTGGCGGATCATCGGCTCGAACCTATCTTCGCCCCGGCCTATTCGACGCCGGCCGATCTTGCCGCCATGGCACGGGACAATCAGGTCGACGCGATACTGGTGCGGCAGGGATCGATCGATCGATCGGTGATTACGGCATCGCCAAGACTGAAGGTGATCGCAAAGCACGGCAGTGGCGTCGACAATATCGACCTGGCGGCGGCAACCGAGGTGGGTGTCCCGGTTCTAAGGGCGCTTGCCGCCAATGCTCAGTCGGTCGCGGAGCTGGCGATCAGCCTGACGGTCAGCCTGATGAAGGACGTTCTGCCGCTCGATGCCCAAGTCAAAGCCGGGGGCTGGCCGAAGACGAAATATGTCGGGCGGGACCTCGCCGGTGCGGTGTTCGGCATCGTCGGCTTCGGCGAGATCGGCCAGCGCGCTGCTGCTCTTGCTCGCGGTCTTGGCATGAGGGTCATCCCTTATGATCCATTCGCCGCGGATACGCCGGAAGTTACGGTCAGCCGCGATCTCAATGAGATCCTGCGAGCCGCGGATGTCGTCAGCCTGCACTGCCCGCTGATGCCGCAAACCTATCATCTCATCAACGCCGAGCGCCTATCATTGATGAAGCCGGATGCCTTCCTGATCAACACCGCCCGTGGTGCCGTCGTCGATCAGGCAGCCCTTGTCGCGGCGTTGCAGTCGCAGTCGATCGCGGGTGCCGCCCTCGACAGTTTTGAGGAGGAACCGCCGCCGGCCGACAGTCCGCTCTGGCAACTCTCCAATCTCATCGCCACGCCGCATGTCGGCGGCGCCAGCCGCTCGGCGCTGCGCAACATGGCGGTACAGAGTGCCACCCATATCATCAGGGTCCTGGAGGGCCGGGGCTATGACGCCCAGGCGCTTGCCAACAAGAACCTCGCTTCTGCTGCCCGAACCTATCCATACTGA
- a CDS encoding LysR substrate-binding domain-containing protein: MIGASGDLINHTCIDYQDPTTGRAFEWEFRRESEIFPIRQSARLMVSDVETMIGACCEGAGIAQVMELGSQHIMDTGKLVEIFSDWPDEIFPLYAIYPSRRHRAAKVRVFTDFCLRLLGRADSGAILA; this comes from the coding sequence ATCATCGGCGCGAGCGGCGACCTCATCAATCACACCTGTATCGATTATCAGGATCCAACGACCGGGCGCGCCTTTGAATGGGAATTTCGCCGAGAAAGCGAGATCTTTCCGATCCGCCAGTCAGCGCGATTAATGGTCTCGGACGTCGAGACCATGATCGGCGCTTGTTGCGAGGGAGCCGGTATCGCACAGGTCATGGAGCTGGGTTCGCAGCACATCATGGATACCGGAAAGCTCGTCGAGATCTTTTCTGACTGGCCCGACGAGATCTTTCCTCTTTATGCCATCTACCCGTCACGACGCCATCGTGCTGCGAAGGTCCGTGTGTTCACCGATTTTTGTTTAAGGCTACTGGGCCGGGCCGATAGCGGAGCCATTTTGGCATAG
- a CDS encoding response regulator encodes MLNEKISILIVEDDPDMAELISDLVEAEGWTPLTAPSAEEAAIVLSRETVHLVLVDHNLPGTSGRTFAQRLRAQTNIGIVMVTAAGSAADRVLGLETAADDYVVKPFEPIELTARIKAVLRRTIPSLKPERESEREHEPASLKLGDWSVDLKSRRAICRTDPARSLTSAEFALLEILAETPNAPVSRAQILDRLGAESERYIDRNVDVLVLRLRRKIERNPDLPRHIKTRRGKGYVLDTDDGEIVS; translated from the coding sequence GTGTTGAATGAGAAGATCAGCATTCTGATCGTCGAGGACGATCCGGACATGGCGGAGCTTATCTCCGACCTCGTGGAGGCGGAGGGGTGGACGCCGCTCACCGCGCCGTCGGCGGAGGAAGCGGCGATCGTGCTTTCGCGCGAAACAGTGCATCTCGTGCTCGTTGATCATAACCTACCCGGTACCTCCGGCCGTACCTTCGCGCAGCGCCTGCGGGCCCAGACCAATATCGGCATCGTCATGGTGACGGCTGCCGGCAGCGCCGCAGACCGGGTGCTCGGCCTCGAAACGGCGGCCGACGACTATGTCGTGAAACCCTTCGAGCCGATCGAATTGACGGCGCGTATCAAGGCCGTGCTGCGCCGGACCATCCCCTCGCTGAAGCCGGAGCGGGAAAGCGAACGGGAGCACGAGCCCGCATCCCTGAAACTCGGCGACTGGTCGGTGGATCTCAAGAGCCGCCGCGCCATCTGCCGCACAGATCCTGCCAGGTCGCTGACGAGCGCCGAATTCGCGCTGCTCGAAATCCTCGCAGAAACGCCGAACGCACCCGTCAGCCGCGCACAGATCCTCGACCGGCTGGGCGCCGAAAGCGAGCGCTACATCGACCGCAATGTCGACGTGCTCGTGCTGCGTCTGCGTCGCAAGATCGAGCGCAATCCGGACTTGCCGCGCCATATCAAGACGCGCCGCGGCAAGGGCTATGTTCTCGACACCGACGATGGCGAGATCGTATCGTGA
- a CDS encoding ATP-binding protein, giving the protein MISRPFLSSIAFRLPFAIAFICVLVFSLATIAVYGLQRARQEMAAYGLQAFSSLAKASLVSRQVSDLVSSAPFLMNATSPYRVSSESRSVVVQVDTLLRAMQPENDGAAVKGFASSRIVELLETIRTQTTALAGDAESAQQHKAEAAAALGEIATGSGIPDADFRGRLNAVVQSASNSDSLFQLGELRRRYVSETAPRLEPAAPDIRIAAAELAPYERVFEAQTRYLLEMFAIRAAVSRLHTVSRDLSHATETQSEAVARGLSDDLVSTSDALSRILVIVAVASLLVLAMAVVSIRSVMRVSRGIVALSNGMNALAEGRKDVDAPRYDGTETELVRLLEAFRAFRESVERVTRLRRTAEAAARTIRSTFRSMNEGIALFDARGRPITMNRRVIELVGWSGSARKLPLRSFVTPLPEIDPALLPAENDAGLLSDRSVLRHRSDAGRVTEVSISRQPDGGVVLLARDITDMDRQEAEAAKIQRLDGIMRMTHQVSHEVGNMIGIITGSLGLLERETGFNDRQKRHLARIRKAADRGRSLAGSMLSIGSQQPIHPGPVEIGVVLRGMADVLEIAIGEKCRLAFDIADDLPTVLIDTALFEQSVLNLCLNAAAAMPAGGTILIRCARNEAGVTVSVIDDGIGMSAEAIDKAFEPYFTTRDAEGGAGLGLAVVYGFVRQSGGDARIASAPGKGTIVELLFPA; this is encoded by the coding sequence GTGATCAGCCGTCCCTTCCTCTCCTCCATCGCCTTTCGCCTGCCCTTTGCCATCGCCTTCATCTGCGTGCTCGTCTTCAGCCTGGCGACCATCGCTGTCTATGGACTGCAGCGGGCTCGCCAGGAGATGGCCGCTTATGGCCTGCAGGCGTTTTCGAGTCTTGCCAAGGCTTCGCTGGTCTCGCGGCAGGTTTCCGATCTCGTCTCCAGCGCACCCTTCCTGATGAATGCGACCTCACCCTACCGGGTTTCCAGCGAAAGCCGCTCCGTGGTCGTGCAGGTCGATACGTTGCTGCGCGCCATGCAACCTGAAAACGACGGGGCTGCCGTGAAGGGTTTTGCGAGCAGCCGTATCGTCGAGCTGCTGGAAACGATCCGCACGCAGACGACGGCGCTTGCAGGCGACGCGGAATCCGCCCAGCAGCATAAGGCGGAGGCTGCGGCAGCGCTCGGCGAGATCGCAACCGGCAGCGGCATTCCGGATGCCGACTTCCGCGGCCGGCTGAACGCCGTCGTGCAATCCGCCTCCAATTCGGACAGCCTTTTTCAGCTCGGTGAATTGCGCCGGCGCTACGTCTCCGAAACCGCCCCGCGCCTCGAACCCGCCGCGCCGGACATCCGGATAGCCGCCGCCGAGCTTGCGCCCTACGAACGGGTGTTCGAGGCACAGACGCGCTATCTCCTCGAAATGTTCGCCATCCGCGCCGCCGTCTCGCGCCTGCATACGGTCTCGCGCGATCTGTCGCATGCAACGGAAACACAAAGTGAGGCCGTTGCCCGCGGCCTCAGCGACGACCTCGTCTCGACCTCCGACGCCTTGAGCCGCATTCTCGTCATCGTCGCCGTCGCCTCGCTGCTGGTGCTGGCGATGGCCGTGGTCTCGATCCGATCGGTCATGCGTGTCTCACGCGGCATTGTCGCGCTTTCGAACGGCATGAATGCACTGGCAGAAGGGCGCAAGGACGTTGACGCGCCGCGCTATGACGGCACGGAAACCGAGCTGGTGCGCCTGCTCGAGGCGTTCCGTGCATTCCGGGAAAGCGTTGAACGCGTCACGCGGCTGCGGCGCACTGCGGAGGCCGCTGCCCGCACCATCCGCTCCACCTTCCGCAGCATGAACGAGGGCATCGCGCTGTTCGATGCGCGCGGCCGGCCGATCACCATGAACCGCCGCGTCATCGAGCTGGTCGGCTGGTCTGGTTCGGCCAGGAAATTGCCACTCCGCAGTTTCGTGACGCCGCTGCCGGAGATCGATCCGGCACTCCTGCCGGCCGAGAACGACGCCGGTCTGCTCTCCGACCGGTCCGTCCTGCGCCACCGCTCTGACGCTGGGCGGGTGACGGAAGTGTCGATATCGCGCCAACCGGATGGCGGCGTCGTGCTGCTGGCGCGCGATATCACTGACATGGACCGGCAGGAGGCAGAGGCAGCGAAGATCCAACGGCTTGACGGTATCATGCGCATGACCCACCAGGTGAGTCACGAAGTCGGCAACATGATCGGTATCATCACCGGCAGCCTTGGGCTGCTGGAGCGCGAAACCGGCTTCAATGACCGGCAAAAGCGACACCTCGCCCGCATTCGCAAGGCTGCCGACCGGGGCAGGTCGCTGGCCGGCAGCATGCTGTCCATCGGCAGCCAGCAGCCGATCCATCCGGGTCCGGTGGAGATCGGCGTCGTGCTGCGCGGCATGGCCGACGTGCTTGAAATCGCCATCGGCGAAAAATGCCGGCTTGCCTTCGACATAGCCGACGACCTGCCCACCGTCCTCATCGATACAGCGCTCTTCGAGCAATCGGTCCTCAACCTCTGCCTCAACGCCGCCGCGGCCATGCCAGCGGGCGGAACGATCCTCATCCGTTGCGCCCGCAACGAGGCCGGGGTGACCGTCAGCGTGATCGACGACGGTATCGGCATGTCGGCCGAGGCAATCGATAAGGCGTTCGAGCCCTATTTCACCACCCGCGATGCCGAAGGCGGCGCAGGTCTCGGCCTGGCTGTGGTATATGGCTTCGTCCGCCAGAGCGGCGGCGACGCGCGCATTGCCTCGGCGCCGGGTAAGGGAACGATCGTGGAACTGCTGTTTCCGGCGTGA
- a CDS encoding RraA family protein: MIGFRICARDRKVDAKWVDAFRSLPVANISDVMSRMTAGGAALRPYFTGGMMVGPAITVKARPGDNLMVHKALDIAEPGDIVVVDAGGDLTNAIIGELMVAHAIQRGLGGIVINGAIRDSAELSAGSFPVFALGVTHRGPYKDGPGEVNVPISIGGMVINPGDLVCGDADGFLSVQMDDAESIFAAATKKHEAETKQMEAIRAGKNDRAWVDAALAKLGCVTA; the protein is encoded by the coding sequence ATGATCGGATTTCGGATCTGCGCGCGCGACCGCAAGGTCGATGCAAAGTGGGTGGATGCGTTTCGCAGCCTGCCGGTTGCCAATATCAGCGACGTGATGAGCCGCATGACCGCAGGCGGCGCAGCACTTCGGCCCTATTTCACCGGCGGCATGATGGTGGGCCCGGCGATCACGGTGAAAGCCCGCCCGGGCGATAATCTGATGGTCCACAAGGCGCTCGATATCGCGGAGCCGGGTGACATTGTCGTCGTCGATGCTGGCGGCGATTTGACTAATGCGATCATCGGCGAGCTGATGGTGGCGCACGCCATTCAGCGCGGCCTCGGTGGTATCGTTATCAACGGCGCAATCCGTGACAGCGCCGAACTGTCTGCTGGTTCTTTCCCGGTCTTTGCGCTCGGTGTCACCCATCGCGGTCCTTACAAGGACGGTCCGGGTGAAGTGAACGTGCCGATCTCGATCGGCGGTATGGTGATCAACCCGGGCGACCTCGTCTGCGGAGACGCGGACGGTTTCCTCAGCGTACAGATGGACGATGCTGAAAGCATTTTCGCTGCGGCGACGAAAAAGCATGAGGCCGAGACGAAGCAGATGGAAGCAATCCGCGCGGGCAAGAATGACAGAGCTTGGGTGGACGCCGCCTTAGCGAAGCTGGGCTGCGTCACTGCCTAA
- a CDS encoding ABC transporter substrate-binding protein — MKINTLSLMLFAGTALGALPAQAAGELNLICSADVVICEQMKGDFEKAHNDIKVNMVRLSSGETYAKVRAEARNPKTDIWWAGTGDPHLQAAAENLTLEYKSPKLDELNDWAKKQAESSGYKTVGVYAGALGWGYNTEIFKTKGYKEPVCWADLLAPELKGEIQIANPNSSGTAYTALASLVQIMGEDQAFDYLKKLNGNISQYTKSGSAPVKAAARGETALGIVFVHDAVAQTAEGFPVKSITPCEGTGYEIGSMSIIKGARNLDNAKIWYDWALTAEVQSRMKDAKSFQLPSNKSATIPKEAPRFEDIKLIDYDFKTYGDPAKRKALLERWDREIGAAAN, encoded by the coding sequence ATGAAAATCAACACCCTTTCCCTCATGCTCTTCGCCGGCACGGCGCTCGGGGCGCTGCCGGCGCAGGCAGCCGGCGAACTCAACCTCATCTGCTCGGCCGATGTCGTCATCTGCGAGCAGATGAAGGGTGATTTCGAGAAGGCGCATAACGACATCAAGGTGAACATGGTTCGCCTCTCGTCCGGCGAAACCTATGCCAAGGTGCGCGCCGAGGCCCGCAACCCGAAGACCGACATCTGGTGGGCCGGCACGGGCGACCCCCATCTTCAGGCCGCGGCGGAAAATCTGACGCTGGAATATAAGTCGCCGAAGCTCGATGAGCTCAACGACTGGGCGAAGAAACAGGCTGAAAGCTCCGGCTACAAGACGGTTGGCGTCTACGCCGGCGCGCTCGGCTGGGGCTACAATACGGAAATCTTCAAAACCAAGGGCTATAAGGAGCCGGTCTGCTGGGCAGACCTTCTGGCGCCGGAATTGAAGGGCGAAATTCAGATCGCCAACCCAAATTCTTCCGGCACCGCCTATACGGCGCTCGCCTCTCTCGTGCAGATCATGGGTGAGGACCAGGCCTTCGACTACCTGAAGAAGCTGAACGGCAACATCTCGCAATATACCAAGTCCGGCTCGGCGCCCGTCAAGGCGGCTGCACGCGGCGAGACGGCGCTCGGTATCGTCTTCGTGCACGACGCGGTGGCGCAGACGGCGGAAGGCTTCCCGGTCAAGTCGATCACGCCTTGCGAAGGCACCGGCTACGAGATCGGTTCGATGTCGATCATCAAGGGCGCGCGCAACCTCGACAATGCGAAGATCTGGTACGACTGGGCGCTGACGGCGGAAGTCCAGTCCCGCATGAAGGATGCCAAATCCTTCCAGCTGCCTTCCAACAAGAGCGCGACCATTCCGAAGGAGGCGCCGCGCTTCGAGGACATCAAGCTGATCGATTACGACTTCAAAACCTATGGCGACCCGGCAAAGCGCAAGGCTCTGCTGGAACGCTGGGATCGCGAAATCGGCGCCGCCGCCAACTGA
- a CDS encoding ABC transporter ATP-binding protein, giving the protein MDMNTQFAHGTNGVPTSSPLLSVNGVTLQYKTGAAILTATYKVSFNVQKDDRFILLGPSGCGKSTLLKSVAGFMAPVEGDIKLGGNPVRGPGPDRMMVFQEFDQLMPWMTVIDNVMFPMRRSGRFPKSEIRDRARRVIAKVGLSKFENSYPHMLSGGMKQRVAIARALAMEPQMLLMDEPFAALDALTRRRMQEELLELWDDVRFTLLFVTHSIEEAIIVGSRILVLSPHPGQARAELDATAYGHQHQGDADFMAFNRKINQMLFGDQEVAYD; this is encoded by the coding sequence ATGGACATGAACACGCAATTCGCACATGGCACGAACGGCGTGCCCACATCATCGCCTTTGCTTTCCGTGAATGGCGTTACCCTGCAATACAAGACAGGAGCCGCCATTCTGACGGCGACCTACAAGGTCAGCTTCAACGTCCAGAAGGATGATCGCTTCATTCTACTGGGCCCTTCGGGCTGCGGGAAATCGACGCTATTGAAAAGTGTTGCCGGATTTATGGCGCCAGTTGAGGGCGACATCAAGCTTGGCGGCAATCCGGTTCGTGGGCCAGGCCCCGATCGTATGATGGTGTTCCAGGAATTCGACCAGCTCATGCCGTGGATGACGGTGATCGACAATGTCATGTTTCCGATGCGCCGGTCTGGTCGCTTCCCGAAATCCGAGATCCGCGACCGTGCACGGCGCGTGATCGCCAAAGTGGGGCTCTCGAAGTTCGAGAATTCCTATCCTCACATGCTCTCGGGCGGCATGAAGCAGCGCGTGGCGATCGCCCGGGCGCTCGCCATGGAGCCGCAGATGCTCCTGATGGATGAACCTTTCGCTGCGCTCGACGCACTGACGCGGCGACGCATGCAGGAAGAGCTTCTGGAACTCTGGGATGACGTGCGCTTCACGCTGCTGTTCGTGACGCACTCGATCGAAGAGGCGATCATCGTCGGTTCCCGAATTCTCGTCCTCTCGCCGCATCCTGGCCAGGCCCGCGCGGAACTTGATGCGACTGCCTATGGGCATCAGCACCAGGGCGATGCCGACTTCATGGCCTTCAATCGAAAGATCAACCAGATGCTCTTCGGCGATCAGGAGGTTGCTTATGACTGA
- a CDS encoding 2'-5' RNA ligase family protein has protein sequence MQDRIEQNSDAPLLRVPLTSLHMTVATLIDAAAQFAVPNHDIWKSTGDQWTEIVNQIAEKTPPIDLEFSEVETSAAAVFEKAQEPPELRKLRSAISHALCFEDRRPRPPRSPT, from the coding sequence TTGCAGGATCGCATCGAACAAAATAGCGATGCGCCGCTTCTGCGCGTCCCCCTCACAAGCCTGCACATGACGGTCGCCACCTTGATCGACGCGGCGGCCCAATTTGCGGTTCCAAACCATGATATCTGGAAGTCGACAGGAGACCAATGGACGGAAATCGTGAATCAGATTGCTGAGAAGACGCCGCCGATTGATCTAGAATTCAGCGAGGTCGAGACTTCAGCTGCTGCTGTCTTCGAAAAGGCGCAGGAGCCGCCAGAACTGCGCAAACTGCGTTCCGCCATTTCACATGCCCTCTGCTTCGAAGATCGGCGTCCGAGACCCCCCAGATCGCCCACATAA
- a CDS encoding ABC transporter substrate-binding protein → MINLTRRQSLAFAGIGLLAASGAPLIARSQDKKTIKVATQYGTSHLATTVAEKLSLFQKHAESNGIAGTEFQVQRVSGSTVINDGIFSGSLDIGAYGSTALVAAWAKTKGSFDLKGMVACNEAVLTLYTNDPSIKSIKDIKPTDRIAVTGTTSPQAIMLQMAAEKAFGKGEARRFDKQMVQLPHPDATTALITGTGVTLYFAAPPFISTLEASKKCFKVLDGEDVMGGPYSGALYAATQIFADANPKAVTAFVGALKEAMDLIRNDPGKTAEIYMAAEKTNLPAAEVQEAIKGQVFTVEPRGMQSFADFLASTGAIKQAPASWRDMFFEPVSKGNGS, encoded by the coding sequence ATGATCAATCTGACAAGACGTCAATCTCTGGCTTTTGCGGGGATCGGCCTGCTGGCGGCCTCTGGAGCGCCTTTGATCGCGCGGTCGCAAGACAAGAAGACCATCAAAGTCGCTACTCAGTACGGTACGAGCCATCTTGCGACGACTGTCGCGGAAAAGCTTTCGCTCTTCCAGAAGCATGCAGAGAGCAATGGGATCGCCGGAACGGAATTTCAGGTGCAGCGTGTCAGCGGATCGACGGTCATTAACGACGGTATTTTCAGTGGCAGTCTCGATATCGGTGCCTACGGTTCCACAGCTCTGGTTGCTGCCTGGGCCAAGACCAAAGGGTCGTTCGACCTCAAAGGGATGGTGGCGTGCAATGAAGCGGTATTGACGCTTTATACGAACGACCCATCGATCAAGTCGATCAAGGATATCAAGCCGACGGACCGCATTGCAGTGACCGGTACGACGTCCCCTCAGGCCATCATGTTGCAGATGGCGGCCGAAAAGGCGTTTGGCAAAGGTGAGGCCAGGCGCTTCGACAAGCAGATGGTCCAGTTGCCGCATCCCGACGCAACGACTGCATTGATTACCGGAACCGGAGTTACCCTCTATTTCGCCGCACCGCCCTTCATCAGCACGCTTGAGGCATCAAAAAAATGCTTCAAAGTTCTCGACGGTGAGGATGTCATGGGAGGTCCTTATTCCGGTGCGCTTTATGCTGCAACCCAAATATTTGCTGACGCCAATCCAAAGGCGGTGACCGCGTTTGTGGGCGCGCTTAAGGAAGCCATGGATCTGATCCGGAATGATCCGGGCAAAACCGCCGAGATCTATATGGCTGCGGAAAAAACGAATTTGCCCGCAGCCGAAGTCCAGGAAGCAATCAAAGGTCAGGTCTTCACCGTTGAGCCGCGCGGAATGCAAAGCTTCGCCGACTTTCTGGCGAGCACCGGTGCTATCAAGCAGGCCCCTGCCAGCTGGCGCGATATGTTCTTTGAGCCCGTCAGCAAGGGAAATGGTAGCTGA
- a CDS encoding ABC transporter substrate-binding protein, whose translation MRGITAFSAVAALWLASTGTGTAAPSLTVLCGVDEMWCAAMKAAYEAKTGHKISVTRKSTGDILNQIRAEKAAPTVDVWWGGTGDTHLQAGSENLLEAYQPAHERDMLPWAQNFFAMSGGRSAGIYAGALGFAYNADLLRELKLPAPTCWKDLTDTAYRGRIQSGNPNSSGTAFTTLATLVQLFGEDEAFRYLAALDRNIEHYTPSGAAPIKAAARGETLIGISFMHDAVTQKQAGFPLVIVAPCEGTGYEIGAVSIVKGAKNIEEAKRFVDFALSPEGQGTGAASGQNQVPSNAKSALPLAAPDISMIKMVDYDFATFGSPEERSRLLRRFDAEIAVTN comes from the coding sequence GTGAGAGGCATCACCGCTTTCAGCGCGGTCGCGGCTTTGTGGCTGGCGAGCACCGGCACCGGCACGGCTGCCCCGTCGCTCACCGTTTTGTGCGGTGTGGACGAGATGTGGTGCGCCGCGATGAAGGCGGCCTATGAGGCAAAGACCGGGCACAAAATCTCGGTAACCCGCAAGAGCACCGGCGATATCCTCAATCAGATCCGCGCGGAAAAAGCTGCGCCGACCGTCGATGTCTGGTGGGGCGGCACGGGCGACACCCATCTGCAGGCCGGCTCTGAAAATCTTCTCGAAGCCTACCAGCCGGCCCATGAGCGCGACATGCTGCCCTGGGCGCAGAATTTTTTCGCGATGTCCGGCGGCCGCTCGGCGGGCATCTATGCCGGGGCGCTCGGCTTTGCCTACAATGCCGATCTGCTGCGCGAGCTGAAGTTGCCGGCGCCGACTTGCTGGAAGGACCTGACGGATACCGCCTATCGCGGCCGCATCCAGAGCGGCAATCCGAATTCGTCCGGCACCGCCTTCACCACGCTTGCGACGCTGGTGCAGCTCTTCGGCGAGGATGAGGCGTTCCGTTATCTCGCCGCGCTCGACCGCAATATCGAGCACTACACCCCTTCCGGAGCTGCGCCTATCAAGGCGGCGGCGCGGGGAGAAACCCTTATCGGTATTTCCTTCATGCATGACGCCGTCACGCAGAAGCAAGCGGGCTTTCCGCTTGTGATCGTCGCACCCTGCGAAGGCACCGGCTACGAGATCGGCGCCGTGAGCATCGTCAAAGGTGCGAAGAACATCGAGGAAGCAAAGCGCTTCGTCGATTTCGCGCTGAGCCCGGAAGGGCAGGGGACCGGAGCGGCGTCCGGCCAGAACCAGGTGCCATCCAACGCGAAATCCGCCCTGCCGCTCGCAGCACCTGACATTTCGATGATCAAGATGGTGGACTATGACTTCGCCACCTTCGGCTCACCGGAAGAACGAAGTCGACTGCTCCGCAGATTCGATGCGGAAATCGCCGTGACGAACTGA